In one window of Vanrija pseudolonga chromosome 5, complete sequence DNA:
- the nahA_1 gene encoding Beta-hexosaminidase, whose translation MPSLSAQHAAAGRVRFYRGASVDGRVVDVAVEGRRIVAVNEQFDPQHAPEGAVWVEAKGKVLAPGLIDLVPASEDGVARGVTTTVEVVPASELKERTAKGNVATLVSVAELTAEALEKALDWGVYGVHIAQGDDAAAIDPLARIIAERRGYLSADVDEPTAASLIKLAEQTGCALLLLNSTPDISTQADAARERGVRVHVWQGISPEQTSAAARLLGLDVASEPRGVIRPGAIADLILFDGDNVVEVLVAGAVSCAGSQLRLAPPAHRAVVPAVNFEIDASGSVRLDGLRVDDAAVGGAQEILGESRTDGVVVRTIVEGALPTEGFKLTIDGSGVTIVGGSDEGLFRGLMVLDQIRDPHNPSLPVPYGTWSSSPAHKWRGLMLDVARHFRPVDDVCRYIDLMVRHGLNTLHLHLTDDQGWRYEVPGWPLLTTVGGTRSSTQLGHGPQSTVEPGLHEGWYTTADLKTIVAHAAARFVTVVPEVEFPGHVQAALAAYPSLANSDVPGGAPTEPWPRFGLNPHTINLEESTLDFCRTAIDTLVDIFPSQLIGIGGDEVPSVEWAASPRALARMAELGIASPKQIQPWITAQLCAHVTSRGRKPYAWDEVLAGPVPSDMVIAAWRGPVASRVALERGLQCVACPDMEVYLDYRQSESLEEPVPVGPPLTLQETYGFKVPAGCVGGQANVWTEHLRTRDQVDFAMFPRLSAIAERLWAGGEPRDYADFESRLETHLRRLQAWGVKFRPLDGPTPEQRKPGVPGAPRTKEFRIKAVEEMVRELVERE comes from the exons ATGCCCAGCCTCAGCGCCCAACACGCCGCAGCAGGCCGCGTGCGCTTCTaccgcggcgcgtcggtcgaCGGGCGCGTAGTCGACGTTGCCGTCGAAGGGCgccgcatcgtcgccgtcaacgaGCAGTTTGATCCCCAGCACGCGCCGGAAGGCGCCGTCTgggtcgaggccaagggcaaAGTGCTTGCCCCGGGACTCATCGACTTGGTACCTGCGTCTGAAGACGGAGTGGCGCGCGGAGTGACCACgaccgtcgaggtcgtcccaGCGTCTGAGCTCAAG GAACGCACAGCGAAGGGCAACGTCGCGACTCTCGTCTCAGTGGCCGAACTGACAGCCGAAGCGCTGGAGAAGGCGCTCGACTGGGGTGTGTACGGTGTCCATATCGCacaaggcgacgacgcagctgCCATTGATCCGCTGGCCCGTATCATCGCCGAACGCAGGGGGTACCTCtctgccgacgtcgacgagccaaCAGCCGCATCGTTGATCAAGCTCGCCGAACAGACGGGATgtgctctcctcctcctcaactcCACCCCTGACATCTCGACACAGGCGGACGCGGCAAGAGAGCGCGGGGTACGCGTCCACGTCTGGCAGGGCATCTCCCCAGAGCAAACAAGCGCCGCGGcacgcctcctcggcctcgacgtggCTTCTGAACCTCGCGGCGTCATCCGTCCCGGAGCGATCGCCGACCTCATCCTCTTCGACGgcgacaatgtcgtcgaggtgctcgtaGCCGGGGCTGTGTCTTGTGCTGGCAGCCAGCTCCGCCTTGCGCCGCCGGCACACCGCGCCGTCGTTCCGGCTGTCAACTTTGAGATCGACGCGTCCGGCAGTGTCAGGCTTGACGGCCTCcgggtcgacgacgcagcagTGGGCGGCGCACAGGAGATCCTTGGAGAGTCACGTACCGACGGCGTTGTCGTTCGCACCATCGTCGAAGGCGCGCTCCCGACCGAAGGCTTCAAGCTTACCATCGACGGCTCAGGCGTCACGATCGTCGGCGGTTCGGACGAGGGCCTCTTCCGCGGCCTGATGGTCCTCGACCAAATACGTGACCCGCATAACCCCTCCCTCCCAGTGCCATACGGCACGTGGTCCTCGTCCCCGGCACACAAGTGGCGCGGGCTCATGCTCGACGTTGCGCGGCATTTCCGCCCGGTGGACGACGTGTGCCGCTACATCGACCTCATGGTGCGGCATGGCCTAAACAcactgcacctgcacctgaCAGACGACCAGGGATGGCGGTACGAAGTGCCCGGGTGGCCGTTGCTCACGACTGTCGGCGGCACAAGGTCGAGCACGCAGCTCGGCCACGGGCCACAGTCGACCGTCGAGCCTGGGCTCCACGAGGGCTGGTACACCACCGCGGACCTAAAGACCATtgtcgcgcacgccgccgcgcgcttcgTGACCGTCGTCCCCGAGGTCGAGTTCCCGGGCCACGTGCaggctgcgctcgccgcgtaCCCTTCCCTCGCCAACAGCGACGTGCCAGGCGGTGCTCCCACCGAGCCATGGCCCCGCTTCGGGCTCAACCCGCACACCATCAACCTGGAAGAGTCGACGCTAGACTTCTGCCGCACGGCCATCGAcaccctcgtcgacatctTCCCCTCCCAGCTCATCGGTatcggcggcgacgaagtCCCGTCTGTCGAGTGGGCGGCCTCGCCCCGTGCCCTGGCTCGCATGGCtgagctcggcatcgccaGCCCCAAGCAAATCCAGCCGTGGATCACAGCTCAGCTCTGCGCGCACGTCACGTCGCGGGGACGGAAACCGTACGCGTGggacgaggtcctcgccggccCCGTGCCATCAGACATGGTGATCGCAGCGTGGCGTGGGCCGGTCGCCtcccgcgtcgcgctcgaacGCGGGTTGCAGTGCGTCGCGTGCCCCGACATGGAGGTGTACCTCGACTACAGGCAGAGCGAGAGCCTCGAGGAGCCCGTTCCCGTCGGGCCCCCACTCACACTGCAAGAGACGTACGGGTTCAAGGTGCCCGCTGGGTGTGTGGGCGGACAGGCCAACGTGTGGACCGAACACCTGCGTACGCGTGACCAGGTCGACTTTGCCATGTTCCCGCGCCTGAGTGCCATCGCTGAGCGGCtgtgggccggcggcgagccgcgcgactATGCCGACTTTGAGAGCCGACTGGAGACTCATTTGAGGCGCCTGCAGGCCTGGGGAGTCAAGTTTAGGCCGCTGGACGGGCCCACGCCGGAGCAGCGCAAGCCTGGTGTCCCTGGTGCCCCTCGGACCAAGGAGTTTAGAATCAAGGCGGTGGAGGAGATGGTGAGGGAGCTGGTTGAGCGGGAGTGA
- the DIC1_2 gene encoding Mitochondrial dicarboxylate transporter, with protein MGDRPPTQRPRASPPWLGGAAAMMAAVFTHPIDQTKIRSQVQYPRQTMVATARNTVASSGVLGLWAGLSGSLLRQGTYGAARFGLYNWLKDRALARGERLSAEQMVLNGAAAGAVAGVIGAPAELVMVRLSSDGIKPEAKRLHYRNAIDGLYKIARNEGFTHIFRGWGMASLRSVLLNASQLTCYDVIKARLLRTPYFTDSIPLHLLTATLGGTISITICAPVDMVKSRLQSSTNPRTTAMSILTSSIRHEGLRVLFRGWLPAWLRMVPNTCLTFVFFEQLKRVF; from the exons ATGGGGGACCGCCCGCCGACCCagcggccaagggcaagtCCACCATGGTTGGGAG GCGCTGCAGCCATGATGGCGGCGGTCTTCACGCATCCGATCGACCAGACCAAGATCCGATCACAAGTACAGTACCCCCGCCAGACGATGGTTGCGACCGCACGCAACacggtcgcgtcgagcggcgtgctgggGCTGTGGGCTGGCTTGAGCGGGTCCCTCCTCCGGCAGGGGACGtacggcgccgcgcggtTCGGGCTGTACAACTGGCTCAAGGATCGCGCGTTGGCACGAGGAGAGCGGCTCTCAGCGGAGCAGATGGTGCTCAatggcgctgctgctggcgctgtcGCCGGCGTGATTGGCGCGCCAGCTG AACTCGTCATGGTCCGTCTGTCGTCGGACGGCATCaagcccgaggccaagaGATTACACTACCGCAACGCGATCGACGGGCTGTACAAGATTGCCCGCAACGAGGGTTTCACGCACATCTTCCGCGGGTGGGGCATGGCGTCTCTGCGGAGCGTACTGCTGAATGCGAGCCAACTGACTTG CTACGACGTGATCAAGGCGCGTCTCCTCCGCACGCCGTACTTCACCGACAGCATTCCACTCCACCTGCTCACGGCGACACTCGGCGGGACGATCAGCATCACGATCTGCGCGCCGGTCGACATGGTCAAGTCGCGCCTGCAGAGCTCGACCAATCCCCGGACG ACCGCCATGTCCATCCTCACGTCGTCGATTCGGCACGAGGGCCTGCGCGTCCTGTTCCGCGGTTGGCTGCCCGCGTGGTTGAGGATGGTGCCCAACACCTGCCTGACCTTCGTCTTCTTCGAGCAGCTGAAGCGGGTGTTTTAG